From the bacterium genome, the window GGAGGCCATCCGTGGTCAATTGGGGCGGCTCCGACGGGAGCGGCCGGGGGGGAGGGGCCTCCCGGCTGAGTTGCCGCCGGTGCCGGGGGTAGGTGCTCGGGTTCTCACAGAACGCGAGCTTCTTCATCTCCTCGTAGTCAACCCGGCCGTGCGAGAGTCCCTTCGGGGGACCATCTTTCCGGAGGCGTTCATCGAGCCCGATCATCGCGAGCTTGCGGCGGCCCTACTGGCCGACGGCGAGGAGGCGAGTGAGCCGGGGAGGCTGCGCGAGCGGCTGCGGAGCGCGACGGCCGTCTCGCTGCTGAGCCGATTGTTGATGGCCGAGCCGCACGCGAGGGATCCCGTGCGGGCGGCGGATGCGTGCGTGCGGAGGATCCGGGGGATCGATTTGGAAGAGCGTATTGACGGGTTGATGGGCGCGCTCCGGGATGCCGATCGCGCGCGGGACCTGAAGCGCATCGAAGAGTTGCAGGGCGAGTTGCAAAAACTGCAGGCGCAGAAACAAGGAGTTGGACATTAGTGGCAAAGGCTCGTAAGGGACAATCAACCGCCGCGTCAGAGGCGACGCTGTCGAAGCGAAGGGCGGAGGCCGAGAAGATGCTCAGCACCCTTTCGGCCGATCTGCGCACGCTCGTCGAGCAGAGCCGCAAGCGGGGGTACGTGACCTATGACGAGATCCAGGAAGCGGTCCCCGAGGTGGAAACGAACCTCGACGAGTACGACCGCATCTACGGGATGCTCGCCGATCTCGACATCAAGGTGGTCGATGATCCGAAGGAGGCCGAGAAGCGGGCCGACGACGAGGAAGAGCCCGAGGCCGTGCTCGAGCCGTTGGAAGGCGTCAGTATCGACGATCCGGTCCGAATGTACCTCAAGGAGATCGGCAAAGTCCCCCTCCTCAACTCCGCCGAGGAGATCAAACTCGCCAAGCGGATGGAGCGGGGGGACGAGGACGCGAAGCGGCGGCTGATCGAAGCGAACCTGCGATTGGTCGTGAGCATCGCGAAGAAGTACGTCGGTCGTGGCATGCTGTTCTTGGACCTCATTCAGGAAGGTAACCTCGGGCTGATCCGCGCCGTCGAGAAGTTCGACTGGCGCAAGGGGTACAAGTTCAGCACGTATGCCACGTGGTGGATCCGTCAGGCGATCACCCGGGCGCTTGCCGATCAGGCGCGCACCATCCGGATCCCCGTCCACATGGTCGAGACGATCAACAAGCTGATCCGGATCTCCCGCCAGTTGCTCCAGGAGCTCGGGAGGGAACCGACTCCCGAGGAGATCGGTCAGGTCATGAAGATGCCGACCGAGCGGGTGCGAGAGATCATCAAGATCGCACAAGAACCGATCTCGCTGGAAACCCCGATCGGGGAGGAAGAAGACAGCCACCTGGGGGATTTCATCGAGGACCAGGACGCGCTGGCGCCGGCCGAGGCCGCCTCGTTCACGATGCTCAAGGAGCAGCTCGAGGGCGTCCTCGAGACCCTCACCCCGCGCGAGCGGAAGGTGCTCAAGCTGCGATTCGGGCTCGACGACGGCCGCCCCCGCACCCTGGAGGAAGTGGGCCAGGAGTTCGGGGTGACCCGGGAACGCATCCGCCAGATCGAGGCGAAGGCCCTGCGCAAGCTTCGCCATCCCAGCCGCAGCAAGCGGCTCAAAGACTTCATCGAGTAGCGGCTGGTCCCTCACCCCTGGTAGAACGCACCCAGGATCGTCCCGAACACGATGTGCGCAGAGAAGACCGAAAGCGGGGTGCGGGTTCCGTAGTGGAGGGCCAGGAAGCCGGGCGGCTCGAGCTGCCGCATGACGGTGGGGCCCTGGGCCTCGGTGGCCATGCGGGGGTGGAGGCCCGGTAGGAGCCGCATCCCGACCGTGAGGACAAACGCGGCGTGCACGAGGCCGATGAGGGCCCCGCGCCACCATGTGGCATACCCCCAGGCATAGAAGGCCGCGATATACACCAGCGAAAAGACCCAGCCGTTCACGAGATGCACGATGAATCCGAGGAGCTTGGCACGATCCCGATCGGGGGTGAACATCGTGCCGAGCATGTAGGGGATATCTATCCGGGTGAGCCCCATGCCCTGGCTTGCGGTCATCGCCGTGGTCAGCACGACCGTGCCGACGAACCCCCACAGGGCCCAACTCCCCCAGTTCATCGGCGCGTTGGTGAGTCTGGGCGGGGGGACCTCGTGGAGTCCCGGCCCGAGAGGCGGTCCTGGAGCGAGAGGGCGGCGTTGATGAGCCCGACATGGGTGAACGCCTGAGGGAAGTTCCCTAGCGCGTCGCCGGTGGCCGGATCGATCTCCTCGGCGAAGAGACCGACATCGTTGGCAAACGTGAGAAGGTGCTCGAAGGTCGCCTTGGCTTCCTCCGCGGTCCCGCCACCCATGGCGAGATACTCGGCTCCCCAGAACCCGCAGATGCCGAATGCGCCCTCGCCTGGGGACTCGCCGGTGCGGTACCGGTACAGGAGGCCGTTCCCCGCGCCCAGGTGCTCCTGAATCCGCGCAAACGTCCGGGTCATCCGCCATGAGGCGGCATCCTCGAACCCGTACCAGGGCATCAGCAGGAGGCTCGCGTCGAGCTCGTCGCCATCGAGACGCCCCACATAGCTCTCGAGCCGGGGATTCCACGCGCGATCTTCTACTTGCCTGCGG encodes:
- the rpoD gene encoding RNA polymerase sigma factor RpoD; this translates as MLSTLSADLRTLVEQSRKRGYVTYDEIQEAVPEVETNLDEYDRIYGMLADLDIKVVDDPKEAEKRADDEEEPEAVLEPLEGVSIDDPVRMYLKEIGKVPLLNSAEEIKLAKRMERGDEDAKRRLIEANLRLVVSIAKKYVGRGMLFLDLIQEGNLGLIRAVEKFDWRKGYKFSTYATWWIRQAITRALADQARTIRIPVHMVETINKLIRISRQLLQELGREPTPEEIGQVMKMPTERVREIIKIAQEPISLETPIGEEEDSHLGDFIEDQDALAPAEAASFTMLKEQLEGVLETLTPRERKVLKLRFGLDDGRPRTLEEVGQEFGVTRERIRQIEAKALRKLRHPSRSKRLKDFIE